Genomic segment of Eretmochelys imbricata isolate rEreImb1 chromosome 11, rEreImb1.hap1, whole genome shotgun sequence:
TACACAAGGAGGAGGAAGTTGGGCCTGAGGAGGTGTCACAGCTGATGTAGCTGGGAACTGTCCATAGGCTACTTGGACCTGGTAAACTAATGGGGATTAGAAAATCCTTCCATACACACATGAATGTCAGTAGGTGTTCTCATACCCCATCCCCAGAGCCAGTGATATGCATTTAGTGTGACTGTTTTCCACCCCTTACCTTTCAGCCTCAACAGTGTATTCTTGGTGCATGctcccagcatggctgttctcaGCTTCTCACCCAGAAGGGTAGGGCTTCCCCAGATGTCTGTTCctgtggaggggcagggaggagtctgACACTGTGGATTGTGGGTCACACATAGGAAGGGAAAGTGGGGCCATCTTGTGTTCTCACCCCATATCCTTGCCACTTGCTCTGCCAcccatttattcctgccccattatcctctctcccctctctgcagTCCCAGACCCCTTACCCCCTAATTCCCCATCCAAGTGAACATTTGtatgtgtaatttattttcttttcaaaaatagtttGAGCCTTCTGAATTTTCTGCTATACTTGGATTGTTTcctccaaataaaaaacaaaacaaaaaacacagattGTAGATACATGCCTTCATTCTTctttctccgccccccccccctttttcatCAAGGCCAAATTAATACTTACAGTGCCAGGGTGTTGCTCAGGTTTGGCTGTAATATGTCCCCTTGACTCATACAGGTTTTGTGAGTCGTGGCTACCTAGCATACCTCTTGGGCACTGTTTGCACATGTGCAGTGTAATCCATTTGGCTTTTGTGAGTGTTAGGAATGTGCCTATCTGAAGAGCTAAACTTTTTCAAATGCTGGTTTCAGTATTGCTCCTCCAAGGGGTAGTGGGTGCCAtgcaaaatacagaaaaaatacagaaaatacaggggaaaaaaaaatacaatctgTTAACTTTAAGAAAAGTTGTTTTGGGGGGGGCCTGTATCTCAGGAATCCCTTGGTCAAATGATCCCAAATTTGGATGTCTACCTTGTGCCGCCATGAGAGTCAGTAAATTTCAAGGAAATCCAAGTAACTGGATTGTAGAGCTCTTAGAAGAGTCAACCTGGAAACAGAGTTTTGTAACCTCAACTCTAGTAGACCTGGTGCTCTGCTACAGTAGAGAGCATATTCTTTGCTCTCACTAGTTAATCAAAGGAGTAGTGTTGAAATCTGAATAGTTGATGTCTTTTAAATATGAActgcaaaacaaaaagatggcctcacttttttttcaaattttttgtatgtattttttcATTAGAAATAGTAGATGTTGATTTCTCACCTCTTTGGAGGTCTCTAGCAAGATCTTTGTGGGACTTGGGTGATGAAATAACAGGGGTCTGAAAGCTGACCTACAGTTCCAAGACTCGGACTCCCTTTCCCTTCATGTGGAGGTTGGCAGATCTGAAAATCAAACTTCAGCCTCCTGTGATGTTCTAGGGAAGTAGGTATTTATGATGGGGGTTTGGGAAGTTAACACAGATGCTGTGCATCATAAAGGAAGAGGGAAGGACCGGGATATTCTATTGTAAACTtgaatataaaaatacattttctcttCTCTAGAGTGAAGTTGAAACACTTTGAAAAGTTTCAGGACACAACAGAAGCACTTGCTGGTAAGTAAAGATGAGAAAGTTAACTCTGAACTTTGCAGCTGGGTTCTTTCTGAAAAGAACCAATCACATATTTTCATTATATGCCTCATACTCTCCTCTCACCCTCTTATTATGTCTTCATTGTTTATCTTTTAGATTACAGTTGCTTCAGAACAAAGAACATAACTATTTGTTTTCTGGGGCAGCTGCCATGCCTCTGGACActagataaaaatattgaaatctaGTTATTTGCTCCTGTGTTTATGGTCATGAGTGCACAAATCAGTAGAGAATAGAACCCTGTTGTCAATGATGTATTGTCGTTGGTACTGAATTCTAATGATTTGATTCAACGTTTCGTCACTACCACTGAGACAACAGATAAAATGCTAGTAATAAATACGTTAGGGCTGTTTACGCTGTACTCCGTGGCAATGTATGATGGATATGTTTGTGTATTCAATAAATGCCTATTTCTCTATGATCATGAATTCCTGAATTATTTGTAAATCACATGCAAAACCTGCCACTTGAGTGATTCTTAGGAATTAAGCACAAAAGCATTATAGGCTCTGAATAATCTGAACTGAAGTGATAGAAGAACATAGGCTAATAGTTATTTACGGGTGGCCTGACTACTGTTCTTGAATGCAGTGTTTTTGTGTGTCCATAACAGTAAAATCAGTTGATAAATGTCAAATGTAGCATTTTGGCCAAACAATGAGTCTCACTACATTAGAGTTGTTGGGATCACtagtataaaaaacaaaacaaggaaaggAGACCACCTTTAAACATGGGATGCAATGAAATCATAACTGAGATTGAAAttcttgttttttccccacttacGTACGTGCTCACTATCTAGCATGAGTGTGGCCTTGTTATAGCACTGGGTGCCAGGAATTCCTGGATTCTAACTGCACTAACTGTTACTGTGATACTGAAGCTGTGTCAGTTGGGCAAATCACCCAGTTTCTCTGCCTTAGTTGAGGaatctgtgaaatagggatatTTAAACTACCTAGCTCACATGATTATTGCTATGATGGATTTGTAAATTGTTTTGAAGAGAAGTGATAAATATGTAGCTAAGCATTATTTAAATATCAAATGGTTTAAGAACTATCTGTCAGATTTAAGGTTACATAGCTAATGTCCCAAATAGCAATGATGAGAGGGCATTTATCACAGCAGTTACATTTGTTcttctatttctttctttcaggtttttttaaaataatgggtcACTGGGTTCTGCTTCACACGCTAGGCTGTAAATGTTGTACCAATCACAGAAGGTCACTGGAGCATGGAGTGAACGTGTCAAGGGAGTTGCATAAGTGACCTCTTAAAATATGTCATGTGGGTTTGTGAAGCTTTTATAGATTTATTTATACTTCAAAATAAAGATTCTTTTTAAAACTCCTCAAATCCACATCACATACCTTAAAAAGGGCCGTATCTGACTTCTGCCATCCCCACAAATTGACTTCATGCTTCAGTAGGCTTTCATGGATTTTGCAACATCATCAGCGGAGAGTAAATACTGGACTATTGCCTGTGGTGGCTGGTGATGTATGACTTCAGGGGGTCTGAAAATGGATTGGGTAACTCAATTATATGCCAAATCTTCTTAGAGTTGCTTCTGGGGATGTTCAGTATATCTCTGAAGTTGGTGGACTGTTATCTTTAACAAAGTTGGCAGAATTAGGAGTCAATCCTGGTGTTTTTCCATATATAGGGAGGAGGGAAAAGTTAGAGGAGAAATATTCTCAAATTAAGAACAGCAAATGTGCTAACATTTTACGACATTCATTTAAATGACCGCAGGGTCAAAAAATTTCAACTGCAATTTTGGTTAGTATAGTAGCTTGCAGAGGTGTGAATGTAAGTGTACAGCCTTGTGTATCAAGTTGGACATGGTATTTTTAATACCTGTTAGATTTTAGAAagctttgtttgtttatttagccACATCtttgttctcttctttcctctacAGCATCCACAGCTCTGGTTGAGGGCAAGCTCAGCAAGAACTTGAAGAAAATTCTAAAGAAGATCGTGGCAAAAGATGCCCATGAACAGCTGGCCATAGCAGATGCCAAACTCGGAGGTGTCATAAAGGTGAAAACTGACTTTGCTTCTCTAATTTGGTTTTATTCTGCTGAGATGTTATGAATAAGGGCCTTTGTGTTTTGTGGTCCTGTAGCCATGGAGTGTGCTGCAGATTGAGCTTTCATTAGAAAAAAGTTTCTAGTTCTTAGATGGAAAGAGAAATTTTCAGATGTGAGCTGAATATAATTTGATAGGATGTTGTCTGCTCTGCAAATGGACAAAACTGAAACAGCACTCGGATGTGCACACTTCTTGTTTTCTCAGTGGGGTATCAGCTGTGAAAGCAGACAGCATAAATACAAACTGTTGCCCTACTGACCTTATTTATAGAAACATCCAATTGATGTGCTTATTCACTGTTGGTTGTTATAAGGGTTGCTGGGAATTCACATTCCCCATAATCCCCAAATATGTGCATGTATTCTCCAGCCCTTGTCTGAAAGGGGGGGAAGTATAGAGGAGATGCATTAGGTTTATATTCTAAAATCCTCACTTGTCTCTGCGATTTCAAAACCCAAACCATCTCTCATTCCTTCCTCAGAACCAGAGCCAGCTACCAAACCCTCCGCTTCCTACTGTGTTCTGTTCAATGACACAGTTGTGGGTGGTGGTTAGAGAAAACTGCTTAAAAATTAGTATGCAGTGTAGAACTAATCACTTACACGATCCTGGTGTTGCCCCAGAGCTTAGGGGCAGAGTACACAGGACCTTATTACAAGTCCTGTTGCTCCTGATATCAGGATGTTAAAGTACAAAATACATATGATTATTACAGTAGTGGAAATCCTGATGTTTATTACCCGTGAAGGTTGTCACTGCTTCTGACTTTTTGCCTAGCATAAATGGGTAACAAGTATACCTTAGTAGGAGAAAAACTATAAATATATAGTAGTATTGAAAGAGAATTTGTAAGAGGATTTAATTAACTTGGTTAACACCTAATATTCACCTTAATTTTATAGGACAAGCTGAACTTAAGTTGTATTCATAGCCCAATGGTTACTGAACTGATGAGAGGAATTCGTTCTCAAATCGAGGGGCTTATCACTGGCCTTCCATCGCGGGAAATGGCAGCTATGTGTTTAGGATTGGCGCATAGGTAAGTTGCCATTGAAGTTGTACTTCTGTACTTTCCACCAGCTTTATTCCATTCCTGCATCCTTGGACACCCAAAACTCCCTTTGATATCAGAGGGAGTCTGGGGAGTGAAATGAATACAGGATTAGGCCCAAAGTCTAAGCACATTAATTTGGTTAAATCTTGCTCTAGAAGCAAGCTCTTGCAAGGTTCACTGTGTTTAGCACCATAGGTGCCAGTCAGACCTCTCAATATGTGCTGTAGCATTAACCCGAGTTGAGTAGCTTTTTCTTGTATATTACGTATGCAATTGAGTAGTATCTTCTTTAAAATGCAGTCATTGACAAtatgaaaatttaattttaaattaatcgAACACCACTGAGATCTGATACCTCAGTGCTTAATGTAAATGTTGGACTCAGTGTTTCATGGAGATATGTAATTTACATCTCCATGACTGTACATATCCCAGTAGTACctaatataaacattaaataaaggCAGTGTTCTTGACTGTAGATTTAAGCAGAGCAGTAGCTCTGCACACAGAGCCATGACAAGTACACAATTAGGTGCCAGAAACTTGAGTTTCAGTCCAGACTCTGAGAGGAACTCActgcatggccttgggcaagttgctgaACCTTTCTAGTTTATTCTTCTAAAATGGAGATAGTTACCTTCCTTCCTGGACTAACTGAGAGAATTGATGTTTGTGCAGCTTTTTGAAGGTCTAAATCCCTATGTACATGCAGAGTTTTATTTTGACATAATCCAAATGTGTGATGCGAGATCCTAGAAcgtattttaaaagtatatatgTTGGGCTTGTGCTAAAACGTGGATAGAAGGACAAGGGAAGTTTATCTGTTAGTTCTTTACAGTCATACTCCTGAGTTTCACCGCTTCACAGACACTGTTTCCCATGGATCAGTCCCAGCCACAGCAAAACTGGAAATACTTGCGCTGTTTGTTTTTGTGAAGAAATTTGCAAAAAGTAACAAACAGCAAATTTCCTGCCACTGAGTGCGTGTAGACTATGCAGAGGGACAGCCAGCCAGTCATGCTTCTCCTTTCTGGTGCCTTGGTTCCGCCCATCATACTGGGTACTGTGTGTACTGCAGTTGTTATGGGACCGACCGGCAGCAGTGCTTCTCCAAACTTCCCATTATATCCAGCAGAGGCCAGTCCTTGGCTTTAAATTAAACAAGTGTGAATGAGTCTACAGCTGGACTCATTCATGCAAAATAAAACAGGTGGAGAATATATGGTTTTTGCAATGGAATGCCAGGGGTGTAGCTAATAACGATATCTTTGTTTTTAGCCTCTCCCGATACAAGCTGAAATTCAGCCCAGACAAAGTAGATACAATGATTGTCCAAGCAATCTGTAAGTATATCAGAATTTCATCTTTAAGTATTCTGCAGGGGCAGCTAACTTTTATCACAGTTATTAAAATGTGCCCTTTTCAAGATTTCTACTAGTGTTTTAGTATAACAGGGCAGTTTGAATCAACCCAGCAGAAGTTTTAAAAACTATTGCTTATGGAAGGTGttactgtaattttaaatatCAAATAATCGGAGAGGGTGGTATTAAAAGGTGAAGACCTTTAATATCCAGAAAACAGCTATAGCACATACAGTGGCAGTTCAAGCTTCCCATTGCTTCAATTCCCAGTGTGACTCACCCTGACTAGTGACAAGAAGTTAGTTGTTCCCCTAAGTATTTGGTTGTTGGTACGTCTGCCGTGGGTGTCATTTGTGGTGGTAGCTTGAGTGAAGTGAACTGAGACCACAACCCAGTAACAGTTCTAAAGATGCGTGAAAATAACTAACAGGTAGTACCATGTTCTGCATGCTGGCTTTTCTTAAGGGAAACAGACTAAACTTTCTTTGGCAAATGGAAAATAGAATATTCAGACAAACCCTTCCTTTTCCTTGAAGGATGCATGTTATAATGGAGTTGCTCACTCTCAGGCAGTGGTGAACGGAACAGTTCAGTGAGGCAAACTCTATGCTCTGTTGTCAGTGGAATCTTGTTGAGCTGAAAATAATGATTGAATTCACAATTTCATCACTACTGCTGAGACAGCAGATGGGAATGTCCGTATTGCATTACAAGAAAATGCTTGTAGCCTTGGGGCTTTGTAACAGTATGTTCAATGGGTGTTCTACCCTGCTGTAATAGAAATAAGCTTATAGCTTGTATCTGCAGCACTGGAGTATACCACCTATTGCATTAGTTCTAggtatgtttatattttaaataagctTAAAGGGTTATTACAATTGAAGATAATTTCTCTGGGCTGAAACTAAATCTTTTCAGTTTCTTTCATTATTgaatgtgggggggtgggggcggctaTGTGGTCTCTTCACACTTAACTCAAACGCAAAGTGTAACTTAGATTTCATATGGAGGAGGGCGTTCTTCATTTACTATGCATGTGTAGTAACTTTAACATAGTGTATCACCTCCACGCTGTTTGTATCTACATCTGGTTGTACAGGGCCTCACACaacaaggccccaatcctgatctGGGCCGCAGGGTGCTACTGTAATTTAAATATCAAATAATCGGACAGGGTGGCTTTTGACATCTGTAtcctgtttaaagaaaaaaactgatTAGAGGGCTAAACTTTACACCTTAGACACAATCCCACCATCTGGAATGGATGACTCTGAGCTCCCAGATAGCGAAACCGCTGCTCTTTGTTTCCCTATAACCATCACTGTTGCAGGAAACTGTTCATATGCAATACATTTATGCAGTGTATGACATGTGAAAGAGGCTCATCGTTTGAGTGGCAGGTCCCTGTGATGGAACTTCAGGCCTTACCATCATGTTAACTAGTGGTTCTTTTACATTATTGTGAAGATGATAAAAGTTTGGCTTAATGAAGAGTTTgacaaaatgaacaaaataattcaaaatcAAAGCTCATCCTTGTGCCCATCTTTGTGCTTACACGGGATTATTCGCTGCCCGAACACTGCAAAATCTAGGCACATTGGGATGCGTTAAGAATAGAATGTTAGTCATaaccctaagttccctgtgtgttGGATGTTTAAATTGAACCTTTCCTGGTTGTAGCTACTTGTGGGGAAACACATTAGCACCAGTTAAACTTTCAGAAAGTCTATTCCAAAGTGGCTTTGTACAGAAGATTCAGAGCATGTATGTTGCCCAGTAAAATTAACAGTGGAATCATGGAGTGAGGGATAGGTTTGAAGGATTTTCATCAAACTGTGTATTACTAAGAAGTAACTTTCAATTTCTGAGGCTTGTTTCTGTGGAAGATAAAACAGCTCCCTTTGAGAATACAGGGTTGCCTCAgcatccttaattctggcatGTCCTGACTTTTGAATGTTTGACTATGGAACAGTAGTGTTCTTTCAGCATAGTGTGTAATTTGATCTATTTTATTTGCAAAACACATTTCTTCACTGAAACAAATCCttcagtgattttaaaataaaatgacgACCAACCTTGTCACAGTACATTGGTATTTGTATTCATGCAAAGAAAACATTGTGGAAAAATACCTTGATATTTCCCTTTGCAGTGTTCATTACATCTGACATTAAAATGTTCCTCTTTaaactatacttttttttttttaacatgtctGTCCTATCTGCAGCCCTTCTTGATGACCTAGATAAAGAGCTGAATAACTATATCATGCGCTGTAGGGAATGGTATGGCTGGCACTTCCCTGAACTAGGCAAAATCGTCGCAGATAACCTAACATACTGTAAATGTGTGCGGAAAGTTGGTGAGTAACAATTTTGAGCATGCATGGGAGACTGAGTATTAATATGAATTGCAACTTAATAGCACTTTGTGGACCAGATTTCATGCTGTTCACTAATGTGCAGCCCATTTCACAATCATGTATCATCTCAGTGACGCTCTAGAAAATGCTTATATGGGAAATTGATGTTAGGAAAGTAATATAATTTGGCAATAGTTTGTTGTAATCTAGCATTTGGAAACAAGGAGAGCTAGCACTGGCCAGCTCTCCATGGACCACTGACAAGTGCTCTGTAGACCACCGTtagtccacagaccacagtttgggaatttATTGCTTAAAACTGATATATAGAGAGAAACACTTAGTATTTTTTGGTATTCCCTGAGACCACAGTGGGTTTAATCTTGTGGACATCTGCATTTCAACATCTAGGCGTGGTTTTTTCTATTGATTTGTACAGTGATGTGGTAGCTTTGCAGTTCAGAGAGGAACTTGGGGCTTTAAGGGAGTTTCCTATAGCATATTGGGGAGGACTAAATTAGGTCTTGATAGTGCTAAATGGCTGACTTCTCTCTTTTCCTGGAATTCTCCCTTTGTATTAGGTGAGTCCAAAACTTCTAACCTTAGCagtgctttaaaatgtttaaatctgTTAGGAAATCTTGAGTTCTGGCATAAATTCGTTCATGTGATTCCATTCTCCCAATTATCTTATATTTTGCCAAAAAATAATTCACCCTTGAGAAATCTGCCATCTTTTAAGTTATATGAAGCTACAAAATCAgggattttatttgtcaaattgTATTCAGAATGGGCAGTTATAACCATTTTCAAATTGAACTGGCTTAACAGACCTATATGCTGATTTACACATTTGGAATTTAGAAAAAGAAACTGATAGAAATgtaggaatggaagggaccttgataagTCATCtagtagctcagtggtttgagcattggcttgctaaacccaccgttgtgagttcaatccttgagggggccatttagggatctggcgcaaaaattggggattggtcctgctttgagcagggggttggactagatgatctcctgaggtcccttccaaccctgatactctatgattaaTAACCTGTCAGATTCTTGCTCATCCTGTCCCCTACTCTGAGGCAGGACTGCATATATCTAAGCCATTCATGACAGGTGTTGGAATGGTTTAGAGGTGtataaaaacctccaaggatgagattccacaaccttcttaggtaatttgttccagtgcttaactacccttacaatGAGGAAGTTTTTCTACTGTGTAACTTAAATCTCTCTTGcgacaatttaagcccattacttcttgtcctgtcctcagcgattaaggaaaacaatttattaCCATCCTCTTTATTAACAACCTTTTACAGACTGTTATGtctcctctcaatcttctctgcagactaaacaaacttaattttttctcgtaggtcatgtttttaatttttattgctctcttctgggctttctccagtttgtccacatctgtgCACCACAATTCAGTAAAGAACTGGACAAACACTACTCCAGTTGGGGCCTTCAGTattgagtagagtggaagaattacttctcgtgacTTTCTTGCGGcacttgtgagctgtagctcacaaaagcttatgctcaaataaattcgttcgtctctaaggtgccacaagtactccttttctttttactccttctAATATATCCGAGAATGATGCGtgattttttgcaacagtatttgTTGTCTCATGTTttgtttgtgatccactagaaccccctacatccttttctgcagtactccttcctaggcagtcatttcttcttttgtatttgtgcaattgattattcctccCTAATGGGTAGGTGTTTCCATGTTGATGCACTTGGCTCTTACCTCTTTATACTCCCTCTGTTTTTGATTTACTTAAATcatctttctccttttttccccaccttcAATCTTGTCCCACAGGAGACAGAAAAAACTTTTCTACCTGTGACCTCTCGGAAGTCCTGCCAGAGGAGATTGAGGAGGATGTGAAGGCTGCTGCAGAGATCTCCATGGGGACAGAAGTATCAGAAGAAGATATAAACAATATAATGCATCTCTGTGACCAGGTATATATACATTTAGAGCTTTAATTTAAGATGTGTAGCAATGGGGGCTGCTTTTTCTGCAGACAGCTGTTTTCCTAAGGAGCAGCTTTCCTGTGGTTGCTCCAGCACACTTTCTTAATGGCAGTGATGATTCCTGTATTGTTGCTCGCCTGATGTAGAAACATGAGGGCGCACAGTCACTACCTCATCTGATGCCATCTTGGGTTGCTGACATGGAGAGGAGAAGGAAGTTATTGGATAAGATTGTGGGAGGAAGGCTAACATATATTAAATgaaaagtgcttggagatccttaGAGAAGAATGCTATGTAAATTCTAAGTTTTTATATAGCCCCTTTCATCTCTGTTTCAAAATACTTTATAAAAGTGTGCTGCTAgccccattttgtagatgggaaaactgaggccaaCATTCTTGTAAAAGATAAAACTCCCATTTCAGTGGTGCAGAGTCAGGCTATTTGTTACTTACCCAAACCAACACAGTCAGTGACAGTGATAGGATGAGTAGTAGAGAGTTCCTGGCTCTTAATCCCAAACTAAGTCTGCTGTATCACGCTGACTGCCCATTGATACGCTTTAATTTTTTGTGTCAAACATTTTTTGAGGAAAAGAATATCCCATCTTAAGAGAATGGTTAGAAATATTTGTGTTAAAATGGAATGTTCCAGATTTTGGATTACTGAAAATGGCCTCAGTAATTGTCCTTCACTGTACTTGGCATATTGGGGTTTTACTGATAGTAACAGCATAGTGAAGAGAGATGCAAATCCTATGCATTGTATTCATATGGATCTGCTGTGAAGCTGCCCATATAAAGCTTTTAGGTAAACCTCACTTTTGGCTCTGTTAGGATTTCACACCCCGTTACATTTCAATGTGCTATAACTCACTCGCATTATAAATTTGAATTATACAAATAATTCAGTAATACAATTACAAATTCACTAACAGCCTCTTGACGGCAATCCTTGGTGCTTTCCCTTTGTGACACACACACTAATGCTTTTACAGCTGGTTGTTAGCTGTTAGATTCCTTTAACCTGATCTTCCGATGTGTCTGTGCCAGGTGATTGAGATCTCAGAGTATCGAACGCAGCTGTATGACTATCTCAAGAACAGAATGATGGCCATTGCACCTAACCTCACTGTTATGGTCGGGGAATTAGTTGGAGCAAGGCTTATTGCTCATGCAGGTAGGTCACTTTCATCAGTATACAGCAAGTTAGATGTGAACTGGCTTCACCAGATAAGTCCATCAACAGCTTTTCCTAAGGACCTGGTCAGTTGAAAGCATTGTGCTAAGCTCTTGATGCAAAACGTTTTGATGAAAGCCAGAAGTGCTAAGCTCTTGATGCAAAACGTTTTGATGAAAGCCAGAAGAACCTAGTGTGGTGTCAGAATATTGGCACGAGCACAGAAGTAGTCGATGATGAttcatttttcagtttgcctGACTTCTTTTCAGAATATGAGGGCAACTTAAGTCACTACCTCTTCTGAGACGTTTTCTGAGCCTGTTGCCAACAGTTGGGTCACATCTGAGTTAATCTGTTAGGAGACTGACTTGAAAAGTGTTAGGTTTATCTCACCTTCTTAAAATGTAGTGCCAGCTACATATTGTGCTGTCAGCATTCTTACTGCAGAGTGCAGTCAGCACTACTCATTCATCTAGTGGGATGTTTTGTGTCAAGTCAGTCTTCCCACCTCCTTTCCAAATGAAACCTGGAGATACAGAATTGGTCTCAAGCATTGTTACTTC
This window contains:
- the NOP58 gene encoding nucleolar protein 58, with the protein product MLVLFETAAGYAVFKVLDEKKLQEVDSLWREFETPEKANKIVKLKHFEKFQDTTEALAASTALVEGKLSKNLKKILKKIVAKDAHEQLAIADAKLGGVIKDKLNLSCIHSPMVTELMRGIRSQIEGLITGLPSREMAAMCLGLAHSLSRYKLKFSPDKVDTMIVQAISLLDDLDKELNNYIMRCREWYGWHFPELGKIVADNLTYCKCVRKVGDRKNFSTCDLSEVLPEEIEEDVKAAAEISMGTEVSEEDINNIMHLCDQVIEISEYRTQLYDYLKNRMMAIAPNLTVMVGELVGARLIAHAGSLLNLAKHPASTVQILGAEKALFRALKTKRDTPKFGLIYHASLVGQTTAKNKGKISRMLAAKTALTIRYDALGEDSSAEMGAENRLKVETRLRHLEEKGIRRISGTGKALARADKYQHRSEVKIYDPSGDSTLPAVPKKRKIEEVEEEETEVKARKVKTEIKEEADVEEGEPVKKKKKKKEKKQRAEEEAASAEEPSTSTAVESTEKKKKKKKIKVEQED